GACGGAGAGGTTGGATGGCGATGGCGACCGTGAAGACGCTCGCGAAGGGGCAGGTCGTGATCCCGGCCGGACTGCGGAAGAAATTCGGTATCGAGCCGGGGACGGAAATGCAGATCATGGAGTACGGAGGGATCATCTACCTGATTCCGCCGGTGG
The sequence above is a segment of the Deltaproteobacteria bacterium genome. Coding sequences within it:
- a CDS encoding AbrB/MazE/SpoVT family DNA-binding domain-containing protein, which encodes MAMATVKTLAKGQVVIPAGLRKKFGIEPGTEMQIMEYGGIIYLIPPVDDPVRAACGALPAKPSLGDRLLLDRKKDSR